The genome window CCAATGAATCAAATTCCGACCGTAGACAAGCGAGCAACGCGCCTCACTCTCAATTATTAGAGTGAATCGCAAAAGTCACAAAGCAGTGATTGCCTATGATTCGCCCGCAGTCTCAGCAACCGCCTTCTGAGCATCACATGCGCAATACAACGCCACATCTGGAATATCGATAATCACATGCACGATCATCCGCAGAATAATCACTGCCAACGCTTGAATCCCACCAAACAGTAAGACCGCTCCAGCAGCTGCTGGCACAGGCAGCATAATCGCCTGTAAGAGCGCAACAATCATGATCGCCGCCAAGATCACCCAAGAGAGGACATTCACTAGTAAGCGCTGATCGGCATAGGCAGACTCGGCACGAACTTGTGCGCGCAATGCACCTGAAGCAGAGACCGCCGACGGCGTGTGCATCCCTTGGGAGCTCGACTTCGTTGAACTGCGCCTGCGTGAACTGCCGCTCTTCGAACCCGATGAGCGCCCACCACGCGGATTTCCACGTGCGTTACAATAAGCGGCATAGGCCTGCTGCCACTGATGGTCCGACATCTTACGAGTGCTCGGATCCATCTTCTCACGAGAGGTCTTAAACGCTTCAAAACTTTTCATGCCACGAGTTGTAGGTGTATCGAAGGACATCTGCAACACTAAGGAGAACCCAACAGCACGAGTCGCCCACGCATAAAAAATGTTAATCGTCACTTTCAGTGAGAAGCGCACGCATGGAGAGTGATGGAGCTCGCTACGATTTCTCTGAAGAAATCGGCTGTAGCGATGCGACGCTAGTCGCGTCTACTGTTGGACGGGGCACCTTGCCGCGGTCGACCTCGCTAGCGCGAGTTCGCTACAATCTTTCTGCTTTATGGCACAATCGTTCCCCGTCCTTGACGATGAACCAAAAAAAACCGCCGGATCGCTCCGGCGGTTTTTGAAAATCGAAAAGCAAAAAACTTACGAGGCGTTCTCTTGGAACATGTGCACGTCTTGCTGCGGGTAAGGGATGCTGATGCCTTGTGCATCAAACGCCTCTTTGACCGCTTTAGTGAAGTCGAACTTCACACCCCAGTAATCTGCAGAGTTCACCCAAGGGCGCACCACGAAATCGACGCTACTGTCACCGAGGTTTGCGACTTCAATCTGCACCGCAGGGTCTTTCAACACACGCTCATCGGCAGCAAGCAAGTCGAGCATGATCTGCTTCGCCTTGTTCAAGTCATCACCATATCCGACACCAACGACCATATCGACGCGACGTGTCGGGTGAGCAGAAAGATTAGTGATTGAACCACCCATGATCGCCGAGTTTGGCATAATGATCTTAATATTGTCCGGAGTCTTCAGCTCAGTCGTCAACAGACCGACTTCAATCACGACGCCCATTTCGCCACCAGCTTTGATGACGTTGCCAGCCTTAAAGGGCTTAAACAGAATCAACAACACACCCGAAGCAAAGTTTGAAAGTGAGCCTTGAAGCGCCAAGCCAATTGCCAAACCAGCCGCAGCAATCACCGCAGCAAACGAAGTGGTCTCAACACCGAGCTTACCAATCGCAGCAATCGCGACGAATACGACGATCGCACCGTAAAGCATACTGGAGAAGAAACCGATCAGCGTGGCATCCACCTCTTTCTTAGTCAGCATCTGGGCAAATAATGCTTTAATCTTTTTAGCCAGCCACATGCCGACGACGAGAATAACGATGGCTGCGATCAATCGCATGCCAAGGTTAGTGATGTTAGTGATGATGTTATCCATTATTGATGAATCTCCGGTGATTATATAATCGGGTTAGTTAGGTTAGAAATACAGCACTAAGCTGAATACCCTAGAAACAAGTGACAATCCCATATTAAGCAAATCAGAAGGCCATTTGACTGCGTTTACCACGCAGAACGATTAAGAAACGAACCTCTATAAACTGATTTCCGATTACAAACGTCGCTGAATTTGAGCAATCGCCCACTGCGCGTGCTCTGCCACCATCGTATCCTCTGCGGTTGCCACCACGCTCAACGCGGGCAAATCCTCCACAGTTCCAACATTTCCCAGCACCACACAGATATTACGCCGAAAACGATGCAACTTCACGCGGCGAATCGGCGAGCCAATCATACGCTCACTAAATGTCGCCTCATCCCAAGCCAAGAGCTCACGTAACTCAGGCAGTTCGCGCACCTGAAACTTCACCTCATTCGTCGGCGTTGCCCACTTATTCCATGGGCACACATCTAAGCATGCATCACAGCCGTAGAGCCGATCTCCAATAGCCTCACGAAGCTCGACTGGAATCGCCCCGTCATGCTCGATCGTAAGATACGAGATACACTTCGTCGCATCGAGCTGATACGGCGCAGTAATTGCGCGCGTTGGACAGATATCAATACAGCGCGAACAGCTGCCGCAACGATCCTTCACCGGCTCATCCGCTGGCAGTTCAAGATCTGTCACGATATTTGCCAAAAACGACCACGTGCCACGCTTCGGCTCAATTAAAATCGTGCTCTTCCCTTGCCATCCAATCCCTGCCGATGCCGCGATTGGCTTTTCAAGCAAAGGTCCCGTATCCACATACGGGCGTTGATTGCCGCCGTATTCCTCACGCAAAACGCGACACAGCCGCTTCAACCGGCGCAGCATAAAATTATGATAATCGTCGCCCAACGCGTATTTCGCGATTCGATACGGGCGATCCGGGTTGGGCTGATAATAGTTCAGCGCCAGAACGATGATGCTACGCGCCTCTGGCAGCAGCTGATCCGGATGCAGACGCCGATCATTATTGCGCTCCATCCACGACATCGTGCCATGCTTCCCATCCGCGATCCACTGAGTGTAGTAATCTCGTCGCAATTCCAAGGGCACCGCAGTCACACCAAACGAATGAAAGCCCAAGGCCTGCGCCTCTGCCTGTATCCGCTCGCGTATATCTGCACCGTAATCACCCATAAATCACCAATGGCCTGCTCAACGCGAAGAGTCGAGCCTCCATCAAGCCTCATAGTCCTTGTATGTTTTACAGTGACAGCCGTGCGGTTTCTCCTAAAACCTATTGAGCCATGAGTCATCCCATCTGGCCAGTCGTTACCGAAAACCTCGCCGAGCAACTATCCGCCACACAAAGCGGCATGGTTCATCCGGCACAACTACTCCCCTACCTGCCACTCAGCCTAGAGTGTATTGAGCGCACACTTGATGGACTACTCAGCAGCAATCGCGTCCGCAAAGCGTATGAAAATAGACTCCAGGTCTATGTATTCACTGAATCCATAGACAAGAAACCGCAACGCTTCGCTCCCAAACAGTGCATCTACTCCAATGAACCACTCTCAGAGGATACGTTCAACGTCATCGCACCCGAAGTGCGGGCAACTGTCGAATCCGAGCTCGCCTTACTCGCGACCAACGACCCATGGCCGGCACAAGCCAATTGGCAGCACGAGCTCATCTACCTAGCCGCAAATTTACCTTCCCCTGTCAGCACCAGCGCCATCGCGGGACACTCTCGCCTCTCCTTCAAACGCACAGAGGAGCGCCTGCAAGCACTCCAAAAACAAGGAGCACTCCATTTCGACGGCATGACAAACGCATGGACTTTACCTCCGCTGCGTTATCCACGCACCGTTTATACTCGCAATGATAACTACATCCGACAGTTTCCCGGAGCCATCAAAGAAGAGTTCGAGCTCCGCCTAGTCAAAGCACTTTCGATCTCACTGGGGATCCTAGTCGCCGCAATGCTCTTAGCAGTCACAGCGCGCATCCCCTTCCCGCTCGTCTTCTTCGGCGCTCTCATCATTGCATTCTTCATTTTCATCAAAATTCTAAAAGCACCAGCGAAAACACTGCCCGAGCTATAAGCTGCTCCACTTCAAACCATGCAAGACAACCTCCATAAATTCCAACGGCCCAGTAGCCCGATGCTCAACATGCTAAATACCGTAAAAGGCAAACTCGTCCTGCCCCTGATCGCCCTAGTCGCGCTCACCATTTTCTTTCTAGTCACCTTTCGCGTGCAACGCGTCTCAGGCACCGAAGTCGGCATCAAGGTCAACAACGTGACAGGCGACATCACCGTCATCGCAGAATCCGGCACCAATATCTACAACGGCCTGCTCAGCACCTTCCACCTGCTCGACATGACAGTTCAACGTCTCGAAATGGTCTCCGAATCTGGCCGCGGTCAACGCAGCGGTCGCGACGACCTACGTATTAAGACCGTCGACGGTAGCGATGTCTTCCTCGACCTCACGATTAACTATCAACTCCGCCGCGATATGGTCGAATCCGTCGTCACCACCTCTGGCCTCGAAGACGCCTATAAATATAAGTGGGTGCGCGATTACTCACGCTCAGTCTGTCGTTCCGTCTTTGGCGAAATGACCACCGAGGAATTCTACGACGCCAGCGTCCGCGACCAAAAAGCACAGCTTGCGATGGTCGAGCTCAATGAGTTGCTAAAACCTTACGGCATTGAAGTCTCCAGTGTCATTGCCGAGAAATTCAGCTTCCATAAAGAATACGAAGAACGTATTCGTGCCAAAAAACTGGCCGACCAAGAAGTCGAAGAGCAAGTCTCCAAGGCCAAAGCCGCTCGCCAAAATCAAATCTTCCGCGAAGTGGAAGCCACCAAGAAAAAAGAAGTCGTTCTCGCCTCCTACGATGGTGAGATGCAAAAGCTGCTCGTCGAAGCCACCGCCAACGCCGAGCGCGACATCCGCAACGCCGAAGCCTACGTGATCGACACTCAACTCGGAGCCGACGCAAACTTCTACCAACGCGATAAAAACGCCCAAGCGATCCTCGTCACCGCTCAAGCCGAGGGCGAAGCCCTCACCGCAATGGCACAAGCCTACGAAGGCATCGGCGGCGTCAACCTAGTCAAACGCGCCTACGCAGGCCGACTGATGGATATGAAAATCACAGGCCAGCCCTTCACTATTGAAAATAAGACAGAGCGCCTCTCCTACAAAGACGAAGGTGCCGTCGCCAAGAAAAAGAAAGCGACCTCGAACTAATCCGTCCTAGGAATCCACAACGACGGAACACATCGAACCACCCATTTTTCATCATGAAATTCATTAAATTTTTATCCATCATCATCCTAATTGCAGTCGGTGGCGTATTTTTTGCCGCGCAATTTCTCTTCATCAAGATCGATCTCGGTAAAACCGGCGTCCGCACTCAGCAATACGCCCTCCTCGGCGATAAAGGGGTCGTGCCGGAAGACTTCGGCCCAGGCTGGCACCGAAACCTCCCCCTACTCGACACTTGGAATGTATTCGACGCCACCGTGCAAACCACCGAATTCACCACAGAACAAGAGCGTCAGGAAACACGTAAGATCTACAGCTTCCTCTCATCCGCATCTCGTAGCTATTTAGACACCGCCCCCGTCGGCGGCCCTGGCCAAGTCGAACTTAAATCAAAGGATGGCTACACCGTGCGCCTCGACGTCACCGTCAAATACCGCATCAAGCCCGGCGAAGTGCATCAACTCTACCAAGAGCTCGGCTCACAAGCTCGCTACAAAGGCATCGTTCGCGACCAAGTGCAGCAAGTCATCCGCGGCACCTTCGGCACCATGCGCACCGAGCAATTTTACGATCCGGAAGTGCGCCGAAAGAAAGTCACCGAAGCGACCGTGCTACTCGATACTGAACTGACCTCCAACAGTATTGAGCTGATCGAAATCCTCATTCGTGACATCAACTTCGACCCTGCATACGAGCGTAAAATTCTCGACAAGAAACTCGCAGACCAGGACGTAGAGCTCAATAAATCCCGCGCCCTCGCCGAAGAGAAAAAAGGTGAGACCAACCGCATCGCCGCTGAAACAGAGGCCAAAGTGCGCGTCATTGAAGAAGAACTCAAAGCGAAACAGCGCACCGTCAAAGCCGAGACCGATAAACAGATCGCACAGATCAACGCCGACGCTCGCCTCACAGCGGCAAAGCTCAAAGCCGATGCCGATCTCTACAAAGCCGAGTTACAAGCCAAGGGCACACTCCTCGAAAAAGAAGCCAGCGCCGAAGGCGAAAGCCTCAAAGCCACCGCGCTGAACACTCCAGGCGGCCAGAACTTCGTCGCCTTCGAGATCGTGCAACAACTACAGCTTGGTGAGATCACCGTCTCCACTCAGAGCAACGACTTCCTCGACGTCGAAGCCGTCCTCGAAAAAGTCGGCGCCAGCGCTGAGTAGTTTCAATTCACAGCATTCAACAAAAAAGCGGTGGCTCTCTAAGAGCCACCGCCTTTTTTGTGCGCAACCCTCAATCCTGCCGGTCGACATGAACACGATCACCAATTCGCACACGCCCCGACTGCCGGATCGCACAGAAAATCCCGCGCAATCGAAGCGGCAAGTGCTCGGCTTGGCGCACACATTGAAACGCCTCCACGCCGAAGCGCTGAGCGAATTTCCCACAAGCGTCGTTCTCCACATCGCTAACTTCCAGAATCGCATCGCCAATTTCAATCAAGGAACCAACCGGTAAATGCGCCTCAGTCAGATTAATATCCACATAGAAATTATCGCCACATTGGTAGTGCGAATCAGCATCCTCCCCCGTGAAGGCACGAATGACTCGTGTATTTGTAAGGCTGACCTGCACACGTGGATCTGGCCGCCCGTCAGGTAAGCGCATCCATGCAGTATCACGCCAGCGATCGCCACAAATACCGGTTTCAACATCCAAATACAGTTCGTCGACTGGCACATGCACCCCTTCCGACGGGCGATTCATTAAATACTCAACTCGCCCGATTCCAACTGGTGCCGCACGTGCCAACTGCACTGCTCGATCATACTGTCCGACATTCATACTTTTAAGTTTTCCACGAATTAGGCCCGTGGATGCGCCTGCTTATGCGCCTCCTTCAGTCGAGCGATCGACACGTGTGTGTAGATTTGAGTAGTTGATAAATTGGCATGCCCGAGCAGCTCCTGCACCGTCCGCAAGTCTGCACCATTATCCAACATATGCGTCGCAAAGGAATGCCTCAACTTATGCGGCGTCATATCCAACGGCAGTTCTGCAGCAGCGAGATGTGTTTTGAGCAATTTCTGCACCTGACGCGGTTCCATCCGGCGACCATTGCGTTGACAGATCACTGCTGCATTCAGATCGGCCGACAAATGAAACCGATCAATAAAGTCACTCAAACACCGAGTTGCCACAGGCCCCAGTGGACACAACCGCTCCTTGCGCCCTTTACCAAGCACACGTGCGACTCCTTGCTCCACATCAATCTGCCCATGGTTGAGCCCGCACAATTCACTCACGCGCAAACCACCGCCATACAACAGTTCCAAAATCAAACTATCCCGAAACGCTTCAAACTCACCGAGCTTACCATCCTTCCACAACTTCAGCGGCGCATTCAACAATGCCCGCATCTGAGATTCGGTTAAAAACTTTGGCAGCGGCTTACTCAATTTCGGCAGCGTCACCCCAGTGAATGGGTTCGATTCGACCACCCCCTGCTTGCGCAGATACAAATAAAATGCGCGCAAGCCTGATACATGGTTATGCAAAGTGCGCCGCGCGAGTCGTCGCCCCTCATCGATCAAGTAAGAACGCACATCCAGCGGACGCACCGCTGCGAAATCGTCGGTCCATTTACCACGCCCTGACAGCCAAGTCACAAAGTCCTCCACTGCAGCACGATAGTTGCGAACCGTATAGACGGACACACGGCGCTCCAGCGTCAAATGATCACAGAAATCATTCAGAGCAGGAATATTTGGAGCCGGTTCAGATTTTGCCATAACTTAAACAACCTAACTCACGACCTACCGTTGAAGCGACACTCTTGTCGCTTTTGATTTAGACTTACTTTTTCTTCCTGTTACCCAGCGAGAAACGCTCGATCACCTCTTCGGCAAGATAGCGATACGCATTCGCACCACTGCTATTCGGATCATATTCAAAAATCGATTGTCCAAAACTCGGCGCTTCGCTCAAACGAATGGAACGCGGAATCATCGAGCGGAATACCTTGTCGTCGAAGTGATTACGCACCTCGCCCACCACCTGATGAGCCAAATTCGTGCGTTGATCAAACATGGTCATCAAAATACCACCAAGCGCCAAGTCATCATTCACACCAGCTTCGCGCAATTTATCGACGACCTTCAAAATCTGCCCCAATCCTTCCATCGCCAGATACTCGCATTGCAGTGCGATCAGCAAATAATCCGCCGCAGCCAAACTATTCATCGACAACATTCCCAACGCTGGTGGGCAGTCCAAAATGATCGCATCATAATCACCTGATGCACGCAGCGGCGCTAAGCACTCACGCAATTGCACCAAATAATTGTCACGCTGAATGAGCTCGATCTCGATCGCAGCCATGTCGACCTCGGACGGGATCATGAACAAATTATCGTTGGCACCGACAGGTTGCACCTTTTCAAGCGCCGTGCCTTCACCACACAGTGGTCCATACAAACTGCCGCCTTCGAGCTTCTCCAACCCGAGCCCACTCGTTGCATTTGCCTGTGGGTCTAGATCCACCAACACCGTCCGAACTCCCTGATCTGCTAGGGCATAGCTGAGATTAATCGCTGTCGTCGTCTTACCGACTCCCCCCTTTTGATTCGCAATTGTAAATACCATGGCACACATGCCCACAGTGATAGCTCCCCCTCACTGTCCGTCGAGCAGAAAGAAAAAACCGCCGTAAAATCGCAATAAACGCGACTCTTAACCTCAATGCCATTGCATATTAAAAATGATATAACCGTTAAGCAGAAAACTAGATTGTCATATTTGCAATTTGCATGATTTCTCGTCCCAAAGGGGCAACCTATATCAGCCCGGGGCAACGCCCCGGGAATTTAAGCCCCAGACAGCTAGCCCTGAAAGGGCGCTCTATTCGATAGTCCAAGCCTTTGCGCGATTAAGTCGCCCTTTCAGGGCTCAGGAGGTGGTTGATTCAAATCCTAGGGCGTTGCCCTAGGCTGACATAGGACGCACCTTTGGTGCTACAATTAATATGCAATGCGCTCGACTCTTAACCTTGCGATTTCCCAGTTCTCCCACTGCATTTCAAAGATGCTACATCGACTGCGACACTGCCTCACTCCTCTGATATGCATACTCCTCAGCGTAGGCTGCAAGAGTGACCCACAGGCCTTAAAGGACTTCACAAGTGATGGCTGCTCACTCTTCCCTGACCGCTCCCTCATCAACACAGATGACTGGTGCGATTGTTGCCTAGAGCATGACATCGCATATTGGCAGGGAGGCACCAAAGCGCAACGCCTCGAAGCCGACCAGAAACTAAGAGATTGCGTGCTAGCAAAAACAGGCGATGCCGTTCTAGCCGAAGCCATGTATCACGGGGTGCGTTTTGGCGGCAGCCCCTACTTTTATAATTGGTATCGATGGGGATACGGATGGAGCTACGAGCGCAAATACCAAGCCCTCACGTTGGAAGAGCAACGACTCGTCAGCGACAAACTCGTCAAATACTATCGAGAATCCGAAGGTAAGCCCTCCCCGTGCGACTGAGATCTAATCACCGCCATTAGCCACACGGCAATATGAGCCAATCGGCCGAAACAGGCGATCTAGGTTTGCATGCCACCGGAAGACACCCAACATCTGGGGCTTCTTTTTCATCTCAAAACATCAAGAAAACTATGACTGAAACAAAATCCGTCAAAAAAGTCGCCCTCCTCACAGCGGGCGGCCTCGCACCCTGCCTGTCTTCCGCAGTCGGGGGTCTGATCGAACGCTATACTGAACTGTATCCAGACATTGAAATCATTTGTTATCGTAGCGGATACAAAGGTCTCCTCCAAGGCGACAGCATTCAAGTAACCGAAGAGATTCGCGCAAACGCAGGCACACTGCACGATCACGGCGGCAGCCCGATCGGCAACAGCCGCGTCAAGCTCACCAATGTCGAAGACTGCATCAAGCGTGGTCTAGTCACAGAAGGCGAAGATCCTCTTAAAGTCGCAGCAGACCAGCTCACTAAAGACAATGTGGACGTCCTCCACACCATCGGTGGCGACGACACCAACACCACCGCAGCCGACCTGGCCGCATACTTAGCTGAGAATGACTACGCACTCACCGTAGTTGGCCTGCCGAAGACGATCGATAACGACGTCTTCCCCATTGCTCAAAGCTTAGGCGCATGGACTGCTGCTGAAGAAGGTGCTAAATATTTCGAAAACGTGGTGGCCGAGCATAATGCCAACCCACGCATGCTCATCATCCACGAAGTCATGGGCCGCAACTGCGGTTGGCTCACTGCCGCCACTGCCGATGTATATCGCAAGCGCCTCGACGCAATGGAATGGGCCGATGCCATTGGACTCAGCGCCGCTCGCAAAGAGGTGCACGCCATCTTCATCCCTGAAATGGACGTCGACATTCAAGCCGAAGCCGCACGCCTCAAGGCAGTCATGGATGAGCACGACAACGTAAACATCTTCATCTCCGAAGGCGCTGGCGTTGAAACGATCATCAAAGAAATGGAAGCCGCAGGCGAAGAAGTGCCACGCGACGCGTTTGGCCACGTCAAACTAGACGCAGTCAACCCAGGCAAATGGTTCGGCGAGCAATTCGCTAAGATGCTCGATGCCGAAAAGGTGCTCGTTCAAAAGAGCGGCTACTTCGCACGCGCAGCACCTGCGAATAAGGAAGACATCCGCTTGATCAAGAGCTGCACCGACCTTGCTGTGGACTGTGCCGTCGTTGGTGAAAGCGGCGTTATCGGCCACGACGAAGATGACCGCAACATCCTGCGTGCCATCGAGTTTCCACGCATCGCAGGCGGCAAGCCATTCAACATCGACACTCCTTGGTTCGGTGAACTACTCGATGCGATTGGCCAACCGAAGGGCGCGAACATCGCGAAGGCAGGTCACTAAGCACTGACTAGGACAGAACATTTCCAAGCCGGAACCCGTAACGGGTTCCGGCTTTTTTTTGTGTTGGAACATAGCGCCACGTAGGGGCTTTGCTCGTCTCGTGACCATGAGCTTGTCGAATGGCGAAGACCGCGCAAAGGTCACAAGCCCACGAAGTTATATAACGCCTCCTACGCTC of Lentimonas sp. CC4 contains these proteins:
- a CDS encoding MOSC domain-containing protein; its protein translation is MNVGQYDRAVQLARAAPVGIGRVEYLMNRPSEGVHVPVDELYLDVETGICGDRWRDTAWMRLPDGRPDPRVQVSLTNTRVIRAFTGEDADSHYQCGDNFYVDINLTEAHLPVGSLIEIGDAILEVSDVENDACGKFAQRFGVEAFQCVRQAEHLPLRLRGIFCAIRQSGRVRIGDRVHVDRQD
- a CDS encoding pyrophosphate--fructose-6-phosphate 1-phosphotransferase, producing the protein MTETKSVKKVALLTAGGLAPCLSSAVGGLIERYTELYPDIEIICYRSGYKGLLQGDSIQVTEEIRANAGTLHDHGGSPIGNSRVKLTNVEDCIKRGLVTEGEDPLKVAADQLTKDNVDVLHTIGGDDTNTTAADLAAYLAENDYALTVVGLPKTIDNDVFPIAQSLGAWTAAEEGAKYFENVVAEHNANPRMLIIHEVMGRNCGWLTAATADVYRKRLDAMEWADAIGLSAARKEVHAIFIPEMDVDIQAEAARLKAVMDEHDNVNIFISEGAGVETIIKEMEAAGEEVPRDAFGHVKLDAVNPGKWFGEQFAKMLDAEKVLVQKSGYFARAAPANKEDIRLIKSCTDLAVDCAVVGESGVIGHDEDDRNILRAIEFPRIAGGKPFNIDTPWFGELLDAIGQPKGANIAKAGH
- a CDS encoding ParA family protein gives rise to the protein MCAMVFTIANQKGGVGKTTTAINLSYALADQGVRTVLVDLDPQANATSGLGLEKLEGGSLYGPLCGEGTALEKVQPVGANDNLFMIPSEVDMAAIEIELIQRDNYLVQLRECLAPLRASGDYDAIILDCPPALGMLSMNSLAAADYLLIALQCEYLAMEGLGQILKVVDKLREAGVNDDLALGGILMTMFDQRTNLAHQVVGEVRNHFDDKVFRSMIPRSIRLSEAPSFGQSIFEYDPNSSGANAYRYLAEEVIERFSLGNRKKK
- a CDS encoding SPFH domain-containing protein; protein product: MKFIKFLSIIILIAVGGVFFAAQFLFIKIDLGKTGVRTQQYALLGDKGVVPEDFGPGWHRNLPLLDTWNVFDATVQTTEFTTEQERQETRKIYSFLSSASRSYLDTAPVGGPGQVELKSKDGYTVRLDVTVKYRIKPGEVHQLYQELGSQARYKGIVRDQVQQVIRGTFGTMRTEQFYDPEVRRKKVTEATVLLDTELTSNSIELIEILIRDINFDPAYERKILDKKLADQDVELNKSRALAEEKKGETNRIAAETEAKVRVIEEELKAKQRTVKAETDKQIAQINADARLTAAKLKADADLYKAELQAKGTLLEKEASAEGESLKATALNTPGGQNFVAFEIVQQLQLGEITVSTQSNDFLDVEAVLEKVGASAE
- the queG gene encoding tRNA epoxyqueuosine(34) reductase QueG, which encodes MGDYGADIRERIQAEAQALGFHSFGVTAVPLELRRDYYTQWIADGKHGTMSWMERNNDRRLHPDQLLPEARSIIVLALNYYQPNPDRPYRIAKYALGDDYHNFMLRRLKRLCRVLREEYGGNQRPYVDTGPLLEKPIAASAGIGWQGKSTILIEPKRGTWSFLANIVTDLELPADEPVKDRCGSCSRCIDICPTRAITAPYQLDATKCISYLTIEHDGAIPVELREAIGDRLYGCDACLDVCPWNKWATPTNEVKFQVRELPELRELLAWDEATFSERMIGSPIRRVKLHRFRRNICVVLGNVGTVEDLPALSVVATAEDTMVAEHAQWAIAQIQRRL
- a CDS encoding mechanosensitive ion channel domain-containing protein; this encodes MDNIITNITNLGMRLIAAIVILVVGMWLAKKIKALFAQMLTKKEVDATLIGFFSSMLYGAIVVFVAIAAIGKLGVETTSFAAVIAAAGLAIGLALQGSLSNFASGVLLILFKPFKAGNVIKAGGEMGVVIEVGLLTTELKTPDNIKIIMPNSAIMGGSITNLSAHPTRRVDMVVGVGYGDDLNKAKQIMLDLLAADERVLKDPAVQIEVANLGDSSVDFVVRPWVNSADYWGVKFDFTKAVKEAFDAQGISIPYPQQDVHMFQENAS
- a CDS encoding tyrosine recombinase XerC; protein product: MAKSEPAPNIPALNDFCDHLTLERRVSVYTVRNYRAAVEDFVTWLSGRGKWTDDFAAVRPLDVRSYLIDEGRRLARRTLHNHVSGLRAFYLYLRKQGVVESNPFTGVTLPKLSKPLPKFLTESQMRALLNAPLKLWKDGKLGEFEAFRDSLILELLYGGGLRVSELCGLNHGQIDVEQGVARVLGKGRKERLCPLGPVATRCLSDFIDRFHLSADLNAAVICQRNGRRMEPRQVQKLLKTHLAAAELPLDMTPHKLRHSFATHMLDNGADLRTVQELLGHANLSTTQIYTHVSIARLKEAHKQAHPRA
- a CDS encoding SPFH domain-containing protein gives rise to the protein MQDNLHKFQRPSSPMLNMLNTVKGKLVLPLIALVALTIFFLVTFRVQRVSGTEVGIKVNNVTGDITVIAESGTNIYNGLLSTFHLLDMTVQRLEMVSESGRGQRSGRDDLRIKTVDGSDVFLDLTINYQLRRDMVESVVTTSGLEDAYKYKWVRDYSRSVCRSVFGEMTTEEFYDASVRDQKAQLAMVELNELLKPYGIEVSSVIAEKFSFHKEYEERIRAKKLADQEVEEQVSKAKAARQNQIFREVEATKKKEVVLASYDGEMQKLLVEATANAERDIRNAEAYVIDTQLGADANFYQRDKNAQAILVTAQAEGEALTAMAQAYEGIGGVNLVKRAYAGRLMDMKITGQPFTIENKTERLSYKDEGAVAKKKKATSN